The Chitinophagaceae bacterium genome window below encodes:
- a CDS encoding DUF4345 domain-containing protein, translating to MNKLKNLHLTVSAILITIIALGYGLFPNEVLSRLFSFTVDSTDLKQVFRATMGLYLAMTAFWVTGIYKPAYRRSATIANVLFMSGLAAGRIFSLIVDGVPSTLFLIGLALELILACWGMWNLKKN from the coding sequence TTGAATAAACTTAAAAACCTTCACTTAACTGTATCTGCAATTCTTATCACTATCATTGCATTGGGATATGGTCTGTTTCCGAACGAAGTTTTATCCAGGTTGTTTTCTTTTACCGTTGATTCAACTGATTTAAAGCAGGTATTCCGGGCAACAATGGGTTTATATTTAGCCATGACTGCCTTCTGGGTTACCGGTATTTACAAACCTGCTTACCGGCGAAGCGCAACAATTGCCAATGTTCTTTTCATGAGCGGTTTGGCAGCAGGAAGAATATTCAGCTTAATTGTTGATGGAGTTCCTTCAACTTTATTTTTAATTGGATTAGCACTGGAACTGATTCTTGCATGCTGGGGAATGTGGAATTTGAAAAAGAATTGA
- a CDS encoding class I SAM-dependent methyltransferase has translation MNREKQQHWEKIYTTKQSNEVSWTQENPATSLEFIHGFQLPKNANIIDVGGGDSKLVDHLLNEGYENITVLDISAKALDKVKQRLGEKAKKVNWVVSDVTEFHPQQTYDLWHDRATFHFLTTPEQINQYICTASEAVKGFLTIGTFSDKGPEKCSGLPVKQYTEDQLTDQLETGFDKIRCITEDHITPFRTKQNFLFCSFKKHTS, from the coding sequence ATGAACAGAGAAAAGCAACAGCATTGGGAAAAGATATATACCACAAAACAATCCAACGAGGTAAGCTGGACACAGGAAAACCCTGCAACTTCGCTTGAGTTTATTCATGGTTTTCAGTTACCGAAAAATGCAAACATTATTGATGTTGGAGGCGGCGACAGTAAACTGGTTGATCATTTACTGAATGAAGGTTATGAAAACATTACTGTTCTTGACATTTCTGCAAAAGCTCTGGACAAAGTGAAACAACGCCTCGGTGAAAAGGCAAAAAAAGTAAACTGGGTTGTAAGTGATGTTACAGAATTCCATCCGCAGCAAACCTATGATCTCTGGCACGACCGTGCAACCTTTCATTTTCTTACTACTCCCGAACAGATCAATCAATACATCTGTACCGCAAGTGAAGCTGTAAAAGGGTTTCTTACCATTGGTACTTTTTCAGACAAAGGACCTGAGAAGTGCAGCGGGCTTCCGGTAAAGCAATACACAGAAGATCAGCTGACAGATCAACTGGAAACAGGATTCGATAAGATCCGTTGTATTACAGAAGATCATATTACTCCATTCCGCACTAAACAGAATTTTCTCTTCTGCAGTTTTAAAAAACACACATCTTGA
- a CDS encoding 5'(3')-deoxyribonucleotidase — protein sequence MQTKQRLIVDMDGVLADVYSQFLKMEEEEFGIRQPWENILGRPESEVFQHERKYVMTKGFFSGAPVIDGAVAAIKELNEKYDLFIVSAAMEFPLSLPEKLEWLKEHFPFLTWHQFVFCGSKTIIKADIMIDDHFKNLDYFTGKTYLFTQPHNHGQDDKHHTRVSSWEEILKILL from the coding sequence ATGCAAACAAAACAACGGCTCATTGTAGATATGGATGGAGTACTGGCAGATGTGTACAGCCAGTTTCTGAAAATGGAAGAAGAAGAATTTGGTATCCGTCAGCCATGGGAAAATATATTGGGCCGACCGGAAAGCGAAGTATTTCAACATGAACGCAAATATGTAATGACGAAAGGTTTTTTCAGTGGCGCTCCTGTTATTGATGGAGCTGTTGCAGCGATTAAGGAACTGAATGAGAAATACGATCTGTTTATTGTGTCGGCTGCTATGGAGTTTCCGTTGAGTTTACCTGAAAAACTGGAATGGCTGAAAGAACATTTTCCTTTTCTTACCTGGCATCAATTTGTTTTCTGCGGATCAAAGACAATCATCAAAGCTGATATCATGATTGATGATCATTTTAAAAACCTGGATTATTTTACAGGGAAAACATATTTGTTTACACAGCCGCATAATCATGGGCAGGATGATAAACATCATACAAGAGTTTCATCCTGGGAAGAAATACTGAAGATACTATTGTAA
- a CDS encoding acyl-CoA carboxylase subunit beta: MDIQFNKNEDVMKLSLNEVRNRLKKIYEGGGQKSIDKQRERNKLTARERIEYLRDADSAFTEIGAFAGYDMYKEQGGCPAGGTVAGVGYVSGRQCVIVANDQTVKAGAWFPITGKKNLRMQEIAMENHLPVIYLVDSAGVFLPMQDEIFPDKEHFGRIFRNNARMSAMGITQIAAVMGACVAGGAYLPIMSDETLMVEGNGSIYLAGPYLVKAAIGEEVDTETLGGAVTHTEISGIADYKFKTEEECLDEIKKLMGKLGKKGEAGYDRIAAIAPKKNPQDLYGLFPADGKPYDMLEIIERIVDDSDFDQFKQDYGKTILCGYARIDGWAVGIVANQRTIIKNKKGEMQLGGVIYNDSADKAARFILNCNQKKIPLVFLQDVTGFMVGSRSEHSGIIKDGAKMVNAVANSVVPKITIVIGNSYGAGNYAMCGKAYDPRFIYAWPTAKIAVMGGDQAAKTLLQIQVAAMKSKGKEVSAAEEKKLLDEIKGKYDEQTSAYYAAARLWVDGIIDPLETRKVISEGIKAANQNPHMDELKVGVFQV, from the coding sequence ATGGATATTCAATTCAATAAGAACGAAGATGTGATGAAACTTTCGCTGAATGAAGTGAGAAATAGGTTGAAAAAAATTTATGAAGGCGGCGGACAAAAATCAATCGACAAACAACGGGAACGTAATAAACTAACTGCCAGGGAGCGGATTGAATACCTGCGTGATGCTGATTCTGCCTTTACAGAAATTGGTGCATTTGCAGGTTATGATATGTATAAAGAGCAGGGTGGCTGCCCTGCCGGAGGAACAGTTGCAGGTGTGGGTTATGTAAGCGGAAGACAATGTGTAATTGTTGCCAATGATCAAACCGTAAAAGCAGGCGCATGGTTTCCCATTACAGGTAAAAAGAATTTGAGAATGCAGGAAATAGCCATGGAAAATCATTTGCCTGTAATTTATTTAGTTGACAGTGCCGGTGTATTTCTTCCCATGCAGGATGAAATTTTTCCGGATAAAGAACATTTTGGCCGCATCTTCCGCAACAATGCAAGAATGAGCGCTATGGGCATTACTCAAATTGCGGCAGTAATGGGAGCATGTGTAGCAGGCGGTGCTTACCTGCCCATCATGAGCGATGAAACATTAATGGTGGAAGGAAACGGTTCTATTTATTTAGCCGGTCCTTATTTAGTAAAAGCTGCTATTGGTGAAGAGGTGGATACAGAAACCTTGGGCGGCGCCGTTACACATACAGAAATATCAGGAATAGCAGATTATAAATTCAAAACAGAAGAAGAATGCCTGGATGAAATTAAAAAGCTGATGGGTAAGCTCGGCAAAAAAGGAGAAGCCGGGTATGACCGTATTGCTGCAATTGCACCGAAGAAAAATCCGCAGGATCTGTATGGATTATTTCCTGCTGATGGAAAGCCTTATGATATGCTGGAGATCATTGAACGCATCGTTGACGACAGTGATTTCGATCAGTTTAAACAGGATTATGGAAAAACGATTCTCTGCGGTTATGCAAGAATTGATGGATGGGCTGTTGGGATTGTTGCCAATCAACGCACCATCATCAAAAACAAAAAAGGTGAAATGCAATTGGGTGGTGTAATTTATAATGACAGTGCTGATAAAGCAGCAAGGTTTATTCTCAACTGCAATCAAAAGAAAATTCCATTGGTATTTTTGCAGGATGTAACAGGATTTATGGTGGGCAGCAGAAGTGAACACAGCGGCATTATTAAAGATGGCGCAAAAATGGTGAATGCAGTTGCTAACAGTGTGGTACCTAAAATCACAATTGTTATTGGCAACTCTTATGGTGCAGGTAATTATGCGATGTGCGGTAAAGCATATGATCCCCGTTTTATTTATGCATGGCCTACTGCAAAAATTGCCGTGATGGGAGGTGATCAGGCAGCCAAAACATTATTGCAGATACAGGTTGCTGCTATGAAATCAAAAGGCAAAGAAGTAAGTGCTGCGGAAGAAAAGAAATTGCTCGATGAGATCAAAGGAAAATATGATGAGCAAACCTCAGCTTACTATGCAGCAGCACGGTTATGGGTGGATGGAATTATTGATCCGCTTGAAACAAGAAAAGTGATCAGTGAAGGAATTAAAGCTGCCAATCAGAATCCGCATATGGATGAGTTGAAAGTAGGCGTGTTCCAGGTGTGA
- a CDS encoding AraC family transcriptional regulator yields the protein MLLKDFIPSPAVSEFVQLYRIVHLVFEKNQALPFKAYPPRPEHCLAFYPYDTEKVEYADNGKQIHSLPVVLYGQQLGVTNRFVGREFLVFQIVFHPGALYRITGIPAFELNNEYLDAELVFSSELKLINEQLYHAKSYDTMISVANNFVQQLIRKVKKEHQPVDKVSQLLIAQNGNLPVSYMAKHSFLSNKQFERKFKERTGINPKLFARVARFDKAFRLKNLYPHYDWLRIALECNYHDYQHLVKDYKDFTNMTPTAFHEIENKAPERNFGLAEVFYDTAL from the coding sequence ATGCTGCTGAAAGATTTTATACCATCTCCGGCTGTAAGTGAATTTGTACAGTTGTACAGGATTGTGCATTTGGTGTTTGAAAAAAATCAGGCACTGCCTTTTAAGGCATATCCTCCGAGGCCGGAACACTGTCTGGCATTTTATCCGTATGATACAGAAAAAGTGGAGTATGCTGATAACGGTAAACAGATCCATTCACTTCCTGTTGTACTGTATGGCCAGCAACTCGGAGTAACCAACCGGTTTGTTGGCAGAGAATTTCTTGTGTTTCAGATTGTTTTTCATCCCGGCGCTTTATACCGCATTACAGGCATCCCTGCATTTGAACTGAATAATGAATACCTCGATGCAGAACTTGTTTTTTCATCTGAGCTTAAACTGATCAATGAACAGTTGTATCATGCGAAATCTTATGATACAATGATCAGTGTTGCAAATAATTTTGTGCAGCAGCTCATCCGCAAAGTAAAAAAGGAACATCAACCGGTTGATAAGGTAAGCCAGCTGTTGATTGCACAGAATGGAAACCTGCCTGTCAGTTATATGGCAAAACATTCTTTCTTATCAAACAAACAATTTGAACGGAAATTTAAAGAACGTACAGGTATCAATCCCAAGCTTTTTGCAAGGGTTGCCCGCTTTGATAAAGCGTTTCGCTTAAAAAACTTATATCCTCACTACGATTGGCTGCGCATTGCATTGGAATGTAATTATCACGACTACCAGCACCTTGTAAAAGACTATAAAGATTTTACGAATATGACGCCCACTGCTTTTCATGAAATTGAAAACAAAGCACCTGAACGGAATTTTGGTTTGGCAGAAGTTTTCTATGATACGGCTTTGTAA
- a CDS encoding cupin domain-containing protein yields the protein MQRRKFITLSALAAVPFSAMAKMAGQLSAAVPFIVKKGESRFGDVVKFLGVHPNDLKISSKDTDGQLSVFEYTGLGKVGPALHVHFKQDEIFTVTDGEYRFVVGNETKLLKAGDTIFLPRNIPHTWIQISERGKMIYFLQPAGKMEEFFVIMNGFKERPTQEEIDKIHAAHDMKVMGPPLTL from the coding sequence ATGCAAAGAAGAAAATTTATTACTCTTTCAGCTCTTGCTGCAGTACCATTTTCAGCAATGGCAAAAATGGCAGGTCAGTTATCAGCTGCAGTTCCGTTTATTGTAAAAAAAGGGGAAAGCAGGTTTGGTGATGTGGTGAAATTTTTGGGTGTACATCCAAATGATCTCAAGATTTCTTCAAAAGATACTGACGGACAGTTATCTGTTTTTGAATACACAGGACTAGGCAAAGTGGGTCCTGCATTGCATGTGCATTTTAAACAGGATGAAATATTTACAGTAACAGACGGGGAATACCGTTTTGTTGTGGGCAATGAAACCAAACTGCTGAAAGCAGGTGATACTATTTTTCTCCCCCGCAATATTCCGCATACATGGATACAAATCAGTGAAAGAGGAAAAATGATTTATTTCTTGCAGCCTGCCGGGAAGATGGAAGAATTTTTTGTAATCATGAACGGGTTTAAAGAACGGCCAACACAGGAAGAAATTGATAAAATTCATGCTGCCCATGATATGAAAGTGATGGGACCGCCTCTGACTTTGTAA
- a CDS encoding response regulator: protein MTKFPEIKELYSYKKQLWIGTLNYGIYIAEAQGKDTIITSLSTSGGAGCFTVDNGGKIWIGTRGNGIKIYDPATKDLATTVSKSENDRTLGKNFVLSLFTDRQGIIWAGLSGGGVSKHDPLNYQFQNFGNETGNSNSLPDNMVFDIYKAKNERYYIGTQTQGLIEWNGKQNKFIPFNESYRFGNISNTIYDITEDKKNNLWVASWGGLLKLNTQNRKLDFYKDPKFLTSQKLYGILKLRNADSLFITGENGLAFFSLKDYQWKPCKPEAGSFSYIARYIHEDENNILWISSIGQGLLKYDIRNNKITVCEQVRKISKYVRYIFRDGSNFWLATDNGVVVYNYKNETVVRHISISINGAINQSGVVYAIEKDRNGDFWASSNNGLYKIDGKKYTLLNYSRSNGLSFLEYNTACILKEEDGSIILGGVGGITKFNPAALKTNTFSPPPTLTAIIINGNPWNGKISVSHLKELKLPYNENFLTLVFAVNNFSGSPKNNFYFRLLGVNNEWVNNGNHNMAGYTALSPGEYIFQLQSSNSDGVKNNNITTLKIIIQPPWWQTSLFYASLFSLIVGSIFLLSKKRIGDIRKEAKLKQKIAENETMWLSVQMNPHFIFNSLNSINSFIVENKTHLASDYLTKFSRLIRLILENSKNEFIPLEKELETMKLYLLMESLRFKNQFEYNISIDENTDEQYVRVPPLIIQPYAENAIWHGLMHQDKKGRLDIIIKMGTNFLHIEILDNGIGRDKAAQLNSKKSNEQKSYGMEITSKRITSLHPDNRIEIADLKNDVGQPAGTRITIFISISKLLSSKKRITTRMSKLNSYKQNIKDLPVKPETMKAIIIDDEQHCITTLRWNLKEYCPNVKVAATAQNGSEGIFLINHHRPDLVFLDVEMPQMNGIDMLEQVKDISFDVIFTTAYDHYAVKAIKLNALDYLLKPIDKDELVKAMERVHNKKTLTSKKQIESLTEMQKQKVTDRIALSTNAGLQFINLNELIRIEGDGNYCNFILKDKKKILISKKLGEAEDILKENELFFRAHKSYIINLKFVEKYIRGEGGEIIMEDGTSIALSRNRKDEFLERFSKL from the coding sequence GTGACAAAATTTCCTGAAATAAAAGAACTCTATTCCTATAAAAAACAACTCTGGATCGGCACTTTAAATTACGGTATATATATAGCAGAAGCACAAGGAAAGGATACAATAATTACCTCACTGTCTACAAGTGGTGGAGCGGGATGTTTTACAGTAGATAATGGAGGCAAAATCTGGATAGGTACCCGTGGCAATGGCATAAAAATTTATGACCCGGCAACAAAAGATCTTGCTACAACAGTAAGCAAATCAGAAAATGACAGAACTCTGGGCAAAAACTTTGTATTATCGCTGTTTACTGATAGACAGGGTATTATCTGGGCAGGGTTAAGCGGAGGTGGAGTTTCCAAACATGATCCATTAAATTATCAGTTTCAGAATTTCGGCAACGAAACAGGCAACAGCAATTCACTTCCCGACAATATGGTCTTTGATATATACAAAGCCAAAAATGAACGCTACTATATCGGTACACAAACGCAAGGGCTTATTGAATGGAACGGCAAACAGAATAAATTTATACCTTTCAATGAATCGTACAGATTTGGCAACATCAGCAATACTATTTATGACATTACAGAAGATAAAAAAAACAATCTCTGGGTAGCAAGCTGGGGAGGTTTGCTGAAACTGAATACTCAAAACAGAAAACTCGACTTTTATAAAGACCCGAAATTCCTTACTTCACAAAAATTATATGGCATACTCAAACTGAGAAATGCTGACAGCCTCTTTATTACAGGAGAAAACGGATTAGCTTTCTTTTCACTGAAAGATTACCAATGGAAACCATGCAAACCAGAGGCTGGATCATTCAGCTATATTGCCAGATATATTCATGAAGATGAAAATAATATTTTGTGGATATCCAGTATTGGACAGGGGCTTTTAAAATACGATATTCGAAACAATAAAATAACCGTTTGTGAACAGGTACGGAAAATCAGTAAATATGTACGTTACATTTTCAGAGATGGGAGTAATTTTTGGCTGGCTACAGATAATGGAGTAGTCGTTTACAATTACAAAAACGAAACGGTAGTAAGGCATATTTCAATAAGTATAAACGGAGCCATTAATCAATCGGGTGTTGTTTATGCAATTGAAAAAGACAGAAACGGTGATTTTTGGGCAAGCAGTAACAATGGGCTGTATAAAATTGATGGCAAAAAATATACGCTTCTCAATTATAGCAGAAGTAATGGCCTTTCGTTTCTTGAATACAATACAGCCTGCATTTTAAAAGAAGAAGACGGCTCAATTATACTCGGAGGTGTAGGCGGAATTACAAAGTTCAATCCGGCCGCACTTAAAACAAATACCTTCAGCCCTCCACCTACCTTAACAGCTATTATCATCAATGGCAATCCCTGGAATGGCAAAATATCAGTTTCACATCTGAAAGAACTAAAACTCCCGTACAATGAAAATTTTTTAACCCTTGTTTTTGCTGTGAATAATTTTTCAGGATCGCCAAAAAATAATTTTTACTTTCGGCTGTTGGGAGTAAACAATGAGTGGGTCAACAATGGCAATCATAATATGGCAGGATATACGGCACTTTCCCCCGGCGAATACATATTTCAATTACAGTCCTCCAACAGTGACGGTGTAAAAAACAATAACATTACCACACTCAAAATAATCATTCAACCACCGTGGTGGCAAACTTCTCTTTTCTATGCTTCCCTTTTTTCACTTATAGTCGGCAGTATTTTTCTTTTATCAAAAAAAAGAATAGGCGATATCCGTAAAGAAGCTAAACTGAAACAAAAAATAGCAGAGAATGAAACGATGTGGCTCAGCGTGCAAATGAATCCGCATTTTATTTTTAATTCACTCAACAGTATCAACAGCTTTATTGTTGAAAATAAGACACATCTGGCAAGTGATTACCTCACAAAATTTTCACGGCTTATTCGTTTGATACTGGAAAACTCAAAAAATGAATTTATCCCACTGGAAAAGGAACTGGAAACCATGAAGCTTTACCTTCTGATGGAAAGTCTGCGGTTTAAAAATCAGTTTGAATACAACATCTCAATTGATGAAAATACAGATGAACAATACGTAAGAGTTCCACCGCTCATTATTCAGCCTTATGCCGAAAATGCCATCTGGCATGGATTAATGCACCAGGATAAAAAAGGCAGGCTTGATATTATCATTAAAATGGGAACAAACTTTCTACACATTGAAATACTGGACAATGGAATAGGAAGAGACAAAGCTGCACAACTAAACAGTAAAAAAAGTAATGAACAAAAATCCTACGGCATGGAAATAACTTCCAAGAGAATTACAAGCTTACATCCCGACAACAGAATAGAAATTGCAGACCTGAAAAATGACGTTGGTCAACCAGCAGGTACCCGTATAACTATTTTCATCAGCATCAGTAAACTACTCAGCAGTAAAAAAAGAATAACCACACGAATGAGTAAGCTAAACAGTTACAAACAAAACATAAAAGACTTACCTGTAAAACCTGAAACGATGAAAGCGATCATTATTGATGATGAGCAGCATTGCATTACAACTTTGCGTTGGAACTTGAAAGAATATTGTCCAAATGTAAAAGTAGCAGCTACTGCACAAAACGGTTCTGAGGGTATCTTTCTCATCAATCACCATCGCCCTGACCTTGTATTTCTGGATGTGGAAATGCCTCAAATGAATGGCATTGATATGCTGGAGCAGGTAAAAGACATTTCGTTTGATGTAATTTTTACCACTGCTTACGATCATTATGCAGTAAAAGCAATCAAACTCAATGCACTGGATTACCTCCTAAAACCCATAGATAAAGACGAACTCGTAAAGGCGATGGAACGGGTACACAACAAGAAAACCCTCACCAGTAAAAAACAGATTGAATCACTAACGGAAATGCAGAAGCAGAAAGTAACAGACAGAATTGCGCTTTCTACCAACGCAGGTCTGCAGTTTATCAACCTTAATGAACTTATACGTATTGAAGGCGATGGCAACTACTGTAATTTTATACTAAAAGACAAAAAGAAAATCCTCATTTCAAAAAAACTGGGAGAGGCTGAAGATATTCTTAAAGAAAATGAACTCTTCTTCAGGGCTCATAAAAGTTATATTATTAATCTGAAATTTGTTGAAAAATACATCCGTGGCGAAGGTGGGGAAATCATAATGGAAGATGGCACTTCTATTGCTCTTTCCCGTAACAGGAAAGATGAATTTCTGGAGCGGTTTTCAAAACTCTGA